The following are from one region of the Sporichthyaceae bacterium genome:
- a CDS encoding (2Fe-2S)-binding protein, which produces MTAGQRAVKVAADGLAEVGFTVNGSPVTVRVPTRMHLADALRNDLGLTGTHLGCEHGVCGMCTVLVDGAAARACLILAVQAEGAEIVTVEGLGTPDDQHPLQRAFSHHHALQCGFCTPGFLLSSYDLLAHGGVDPDTLPAALSGVLCRCTGYRGILAAVGDVAQAYPEGIPAPGNCTARTIVGHETGGGSVAGTGSSAQSPAASTSPPAVGAGPFVVGARPAGAAFRRGAAKFRHAVRTWFRP; this is translated from the coding sequence GTGACAGCGGGGCAGCGCGCGGTAAAGGTCGCCGCCGACGGGCTCGCCGAGGTGGGCTTCACGGTGAACGGCTCGCCGGTGACCGTCCGGGTGCCCACCCGGATGCATCTGGCCGACGCGTTGCGCAACGACCTCGGCCTGACGGGTACTCATCTCGGCTGCGAGCACGGCGTCTGCGGCATGTGCACCGTGCTCGTGGACGGCGCCGCCGCCCGGGCCTGCCTGATCCTCGCCGTGCAGGCCGAGGGCGCCGAGATCGTCACGGTCGAGGGCCTGGGCACCCCGGACGACCAACATCCGTTGCAGCGCGCGTTCAGCCACCACCATGCGCTGCAGTGCGGCTTCTGCACTCCCGGCTTCCTGCTCAGCTCCTACGACCTGCTCGCCCATGGTGGTGTCGATCCGGACACGTTGCCCGCGGCGCTGTCCGGCGTCCTGTGCCGCTGCACCGGCTACCGAGGGATCCTGGCAGCGGTCGGGGACGTGGCCCAGGCCTACCCGGAGGGAATCCCCGCCCCGGGCAACTGCACTGCCCGCACCATTGTCGGGCACGAAACCGGCGGCGGGTCGGTGGCCGGCACGGGTTCGTCCGCGCAGTCGCCGGCGGCAAGCACTTCTCCACCCGCCGTCGGCGCCGGCCCGTTCGTGGTCGGCGCCAGGCCGGCGGGTGCCGCATTCCGGCGTGGTGCCGCCAAGTTTCGGCATGCGGTCCGCACCTGGTTCCGGCCGTGA
- a CDS encoding FAD binding domain-containing protein — protein sequence MKPAPFAYVRPATLQDTIAELAAAGEDGKILAGGQSLLPLLAMRLSRPGTLVDINAVPGLDGIELRQGMLRIGATVTQRQIERDTRAATVPLLGLALPFVGHRELRSRGTVCGSLAHADPGAELPAVASCLGATLEIAGPAGRRTVPAAEFFVGVMTTTVGPEEIVVAVNFPVAGTGEGFGFAEIARRHGDFALAGVVTRVRSAQGQVLDATITGFGVSDRPITRDVTGFVASAAEQTDSAGALRAGTDALAAEVVDTVGDGHGSRAYRRRLFAVLAARELARALRGSRGVES from the coding sequence ATGAAGCCCGCCCCCTTCGCGTACGTCCGGCCGGCGACCCTGCAGGACACGATCGCCGAGCTCGCCGCCGCGGGCGAGGACGGCAAGATCCTCGCGGGTGGCCAGTCACTGCTCCCACTGCTGGCCATGCGGTTGAGCAGGCCCGGGACGTTGGTGGACATCAACGCCGTTCCCGGTCTCGACGGCATCGAGCTGAGACAGGGAATGCTGCGGATCGGCGCGACGGTGACGCAGCGTCAGATTGAACGCGACACCCGCGCCGCGACCGTCCCGCTGCTCGGTCTGGCGCTGCCGTTCGTCGGCCACCGGGAGCTGCGCAGCCGCGGCACGGTGTGCGGCTCCCTGGCGCACGCCGACCCGGGTGCCGAGCTGCCCGCGGTTGCCTCATGCCTGGGTGCGACGCTGGAGATCGCCGGGCCCGCCGGGCGGCGTACCGTGCCCGCCGCGGAATTCTTCGTCGGCGTGATGACCACGACGGTGGGCCCGGAGGAGATCGTGGTCGCCGTGAACTTTCCGGTAGCCGGGACTGGCGAGGGTTTCGGCTTCGCCGAGATCGCCCGCCGGCACGGCGACTTCGCTCTGGCCGGTGTCGTCACGCGCGTCCGCTCGGCGCAGGGACAGGTGCTGGACGCGACGATCACCGGCTTCGGAGTGTCCGACCGGCCGATCACCCGCGACGTGACCGGGTTCGTGGCCTCCGCCGCCGAGCAGACCGACAGCGCGGGCGCCCTGCGGGCCGGCACCGATGCACTCGCAGCCGAGGTCGTGGACACCGTCGGCGACGGCCACGGCTCCCGGGCCTACCGCCGCCGACTGTTCGCCGTCCTCGCGGCCCGCGAACTCGCCCGCGCGTTGCGCGGATCCCGAGGAGTCGAGTCGTGA
- a CDS encoding enoyl-CoA hydratase/isomerase family protein, producing MPTTGGDVLLDHGHDGQVAYLTLSHGGYTVVTMEMRAKMAQRFAEIDRDEHVRAVVVRSDGKHFTSGGDIAGFMEVDPIDLTALGHDITAPSRSPKPVVAAVDGYCFGVGLELVLSCDIRLATERSEFALPEINLGMIPGSGGTQRLARLIGLSRAKYHILTAKRISAAAAHDWGLIAELHADREALDGAVEALVTKLIAFSPAALRTAKEVLDRGVDGPLYTGIELERKAYAMLRGTQDFAEGVKAFAEKRKPHFTGR from the coding sequence ATGCCCACCACCGGTGGTGACGTCCTTCTCGATCACGGCCACGACGGTCAGGTCGCGTACCTCACGCTCTCGCACGGCGGGTACACCGTCGTGACGATGGAGATGCGCGCCAAGATGGCGCAGCGGTTCGCCGAGATCGACCGCGACGAGCACGTGCGCGCCGTGGTCGTCCGATCCGACGGCAAGCACTTCACCTCGGGCGGCGACATCGCCGGGTTCATGGAGGTGGACCCGATCGATCTCACCGCGCTCGGGCACGACATCACGGCGCCGTCGCGAAGCCCGAAGCCGGTCGTGGCGGCCGTTGACGGCTACTGCTTCGGTGTCGGTCTGGAACTCGTGCTCTCCTGCGACATCCGCCTGGCCACCGAACGCAGCGAGTTCGCGCTGCCCGAGATCAACCTCGGCATGATTCCCGGCAGCGGCGGCACGCAGCGCCTGGCCCGGCTGATCGGCCTGTCCCGGGCGAAGTACCACATCCTGACCGCGAAACGGATCAGCGCGGCAGCGGCCCACGACTGGGGCCTGATCGCCGAACTGCACGCCGACCGCGAGGCGTTGGACGGCGCGGTCGAGGCACTGGTGACCAAACTGATCGCCTTCTCGCCCGCCGCGCTGCGCACGGCCAAGGAGGTGCTCGACCGCGGCGTCGACGGGCCGCTGTACACGGGCATCGAGTTGGAGCGGAAGGCTTACGCGATGCTGCGCGGTACCCAGGACTTCGCCGAGGGCGTGAAAGCGTTCGCTGAGAAGCGCAAGCCGCACTTCACGGGACGCTGA
- a CDS encoding xanthine dehydrogenase family protein molybdopterin-binding subunit translates to MADRAQASWIASRVEDAPLLTGRGRFLDDLDPLPGTLVAAIVRSPHAHARITDVDLECARRHPGVAAVIGPEEVRAQLRPFPLSVSTNMPYFPTGTDKVRYVGEPVAVVVATDRFVAEDAAELVTVEYELLDAVVGVHPALADGAVLLHEENGSNLATDRTFSFGEVEAAFAAAEHVVTGEYEFPRYSSVPMECYSVVANWREDADGPAVEAWANFHGPFTMVPVMAAALGIPTSRLRLHVPADIGGSFGIKAGIYPYVVLLALASRHAGTPVRWSEDRIEHLLASSCGADRSMRFEAAVAGDGTVTALRADLLDNVGAYLRPPEPSTLYRCYGNLTGAYRIPAVEIRARAVVSNTMPTGLNRGFGGQQLYFGLERLMDAVAARTGLDAVEVRRRNLVPADAFPYRTPTGGVYDSGDYERALLLAVKGADLDQLRVRQAQARGRGEYYGIGVATVVDPSGTNIGYVGLATPAAERRPGRDKSGSAEHVRVSVDVQGVVTVLLGSVPQGQGHATTARRVAAARLGLPLDGVHVVVEMDTATTPWTVTSGSYSSRFAPLVTSAVVGACDRIAATLRAAAGVLLDVDPDSLELAAGTVRSTADPERSVLFRHAAGLVHWDPGALPEGTAARLYEEGVFSPPQSRAAALDDTINSSLCYGFVAEVVAVHIDPETLQLTIDRVSSVHDSGTVLDQTLLDGQVHGALAHALGGALFEEFTYAEDGQPTSATFLDYLCPTSAEATFPLVTDHVTTPSPLTPLGAKGCAEGSSMSFPVALANAISDALSPRGVSIDRLPLHGSVLHDLLERPT, encoded by the coding sequence GTGGCTGATCGCGCGCAGGCAAGCTGGATCGCCAGTCGGGTGGAGGACGCGCCGCTGCTCACCGGCCGGGGCCGCTTTCTCGACGACCTGGACCCGTTGCCCGGAACCCTGGTCGCCGCCATCGTGCGAAGCCCCCACGCGCACGCCCGCATCACCGACGTCGATCTCGAATGTGCTCGGCGACACCCCGGCGTCGCCGCGGTCATCGGGCCGGAAGAGGTCCGGGCACAGCTGCGCCCGTTCCCGCTGTCGGTGAGCACCAACATGCCTTATTTCCCAACCGGTACGGACAAGGTCCGGTACGTCGGCGAACCGGTCGCCGTGGTGGTGGCCACCGACCGGTTCGTGGCCGAGGACGCCGCCGAGTTGGTCACGGTCGAGTACGAATTGCTCGACGCCGTAGTCGGAGTGCACCCGGCGCTGGCCGATGGCGCCGTGCTGCTGCACGAGGAGAACGGGTCCAACCTCGCCACCGACCGAACCTTCAGCTTCGGCGAGGTCGAGGCGGCCTTCGCCGCGGCCGAGCACGTCGTCACCGGGGAGTACGAGTTCCCGCGGTACTCCTCGGTGCCGATGGAGTGCTACTCGGTCGTGGCCAACTGGCGTGAGGATGCCGACGGCCCGGCGGTGGAGGCGTGGGCCAATTTCCACGGCCCGTTCACGATGGTGCCGGTGATGGCCGCGGCGCTGGGCATTCCGACTTCCCGCCTACGTCTGCACGTGCCGGCCGACATCGGTGGCAGCTTCGGCATCAAGGCCGGGATCTACCCGTACGTTGTGCTGCTGGCTCTCGCGTCGAGGCATGCCGGTACCCCGGTGCGGTGGAGCGAGGACCGCATCGAGCACCTGCTGGCCAGTTCCTGCGGGGCCGACCGCTCGATGCGCTTCGAGGCGGCCGTGGCCGGCGACGGGACGGTCACCGCGTTGCGCGCCGACCTGCTCGACAACGTGGGCGCCTACCTGCGTCCACCCGAGCCCAGCACCCTCTACCGGTGCTACGGCAACCTCACCGGGGCGTACCGCATCCCGGCGGTCGAGATCCGGGCCCGCGCCGTGGTCAGCAACACGATGCCCACCGGCTTGAACCGGGGCTTCGGCGGCCAACAGTTGTACTTCGGCCTCGAGCGGTTGATGGACGCCGTGGCCGCGCGCACCGGTCTGGACGCGGTGGAGGTGCGCCGACGCAACCTGGTGCCGGCCGACGCCTTTCCCTACCGGACCCCGACCGGCGGGGTCTACGACTCGGGGGACTACGAGCGGGCACTGCTGCTCGCGGTGAAGGGCGCGGATCTGGACCAGCTTCGGGTGCGGCAGGCGCAGGCCCGTGGGCGCGGCGAGTACTACGGCATCGGGGTGGCCACGGTCGTCGACCCGTCCGGCACCAACATCGGCTACGTCGGCCTGGCCACCCCCGCCGCGGAACGCCGGCCGGGGCGGGACAAGTCCGGCTCGGCCGAGCACGTCCGGGTCAGCGTCGATGTGCAGGGCGTCGTGACGGTGCTGCTGGGCAGCGTGCCGCAGGGCCAGGGCCACGCCACGACGGCCCGTCGGGTGGCCGCCGCACGCCTTGGACTGCCCCTGGACGGTGTGCACGTGGTGGTCGAGATGGACACCGCGACGACCCCGTGGACGGTCACCTCGGGCAGCTACTCCTCGCGCTTCGCGCCGCTGGTCACCAGCGCGGTGGTGGGGGCCTGCGACCGGATCGCGGCCACCCTGCGAGCCGCGGCCGGCGTGCTGCTCGACGTCGATCCGGACTCCCTCGAGCTCGCGGCGGGCACGGTGCGCAGCACGGCGGATCCTGAGCGCTCGGTGCTGTTCCGGCACGCGGCCGGCCTCGTGCACTGGGATCCGGGCGCGCTGCCCGAGGGCACCGCGGCGCGGCTCTACGAGGAGGGCGTGTTCTCCCCGCCGCAGTCCCGGGCGGCGGCGCTCGACGACACCATAAACTCCAGCCTCTGCTACGGATTCGTCGCCGAGGTGGTCGCGGTACACATCGACCCGGAGACGCTCCAGCTCACGATCGACCGGGTCTCCAGCGTCCACGACTCCGGGACCGTGCTGGACCAGACCCTGCTCGACGGGCAGGTCCACGGGGCGCTCGCCCATGCCCTGGGCGGCGCGTTGTTCGAGGAGTTCACCTACGCCGAGGACGGCCAGCCGACCTCGGCCACTTTCCTGGACTACCTCTGTCCCACCTCCGCCGAGGCCACATTCCCGCTCGTCACCGACCACGTCACCACCCCCTCGCCGTTGACGCCGTTGGGTGCGAAGGGCTGCGCCGAGGGCAGCTCGATGAGCTTCCCGGTGGCGTTGGCCAACGCAATTTCTGACGCACTGTCACCCAGAGGGGTTTCGATCGACCGGCTGCCGCTGCACGGCAGCGTCCTGCACGACCTGCTCGAACGCCCGACCTGA
- a CDS encoding class I adenylate-forming enzyme family protein, with amino-acid sequence MDLVTALAWAAQRHPNRMAVGGRARMTYRQWDAHTNRLARRMADLGVGPGARVALSLSGGEPLASLHLATQKLGAVSVPLSTRLGPAELAYCLTDAEPVLLVTDEGTAAAAEQTGTCVPQRDVAELDGHDRPDHALGLAVPEDEISVLLYTSGTTGKPKGVPRSHRAEHSAAVAQIAQTQLRPGEVVLGVMPMFHTMGLRTLLASVLCGGTWVPQAKVDPAESVALIHDEKVTSLYLVPAFYYALLHQDGFDSIDTLDRLAYAGAAMAPMLADQLVAALRPTVLVNHYGSTEIYTFSIGPDGIRKPGCAGRAGMFSCLRLIAPEPGADPDHLVKPGEQGQVIASMSSPEAFGGYWHRPDADAKAIREGWYYTGDLATEDDEGDLWIAGRVDDMINSGGENIYPDEIEAALARCPAVGDVCVVGLPHERWGSAVTAFVVPADGVDPAAALSEVAGFVRERGGLPALKRPKRIVIVAAVPRSAVGKTLRRKLTAGDYDAVAEVDLEVGRG; translated from the coding sequence TTGGACCTCGTCACCGCACTGGCGTGGGCCGCGCAGCGACATCCGAATCGGATGGCCGTGGGCGGGCGGGCCCGGATGACCTACCGGCAGTGGGATGCGCACACGAACCGGCTGGCCCGGCGGATGGCCGACCTCGGCGTCGGGCCCGGCGCCCGGGTCGCGTTGAGCCTGTCCGGCGGCGAGCCGCTGGCCAGCCTGCACCTGGCCACCCAGAAGCTCGGCGCCGTCTCGGTGCCGCTGTCCACCCGCCTCGGGCCGGCCGAACTGGCGTACTGCCTCACCGACGCGGAACCAGTCCTGCTCGTCACCGACGAGGGCACCGCGGCCGCGGCCGAGCAGACCGGCACCTGCGTGCCGCAGCGTGACGTCGCGGAGCTCGACGGCCACGACCGGCCGGACCACGCGCTCGGCCTCGCGGTGCCCGAGGACGAGATCAGCGTGCTGCTGTACACCTCCGGCACCACCGGGAAGCCCAAGGGCGTCCCGCGCTCGCATCGGGCCGAACACTCGGCGGCGGTCGCCCAGATCGCCCAGACCCAGCTGCGCCCGGGCGAGGTGGTGCTCGGCGTGATGCCGATGTTCCACACCATGGGTCTGCGCACGCTGCTGGCCAGCGTGCTGTGCGGGGGCACGTGGGTGCCGCAGGCGAAGGTTGACCCGGCCGAGTCGGTGGCGCTCATCCACGACGAGAAGGTCACCTCGCTGTACCTGGTGCCGGCCTTCTACTACGCGCTGCTCCATCAGGACGGGTTCGACTCGATCGACACCCTGGACCGCCTCGCCTACGCCGGCGCCGCGATGGCACCGATGCTCGCCGATCAGCTCGTCGCGGCGTTGCGCCCGACTGTGCTGGTCAATCACTACGGCAGCACGGAGATCTACACCTTCAGCATCGGTCCCGACGGGATCCGCAAGCCCGGCTGCGCCGGTCGCGCGGGCATGTTCAGTTGTCTACGGCTGATCGCACCGGAACCCGGCGCCGACCCGGATCACCTGGTGAAGCCCGGCGAGCAGGGCCAGGTCATCGCCTCGATGTCCAGCCCGGAGGCCTTCGGCGGCTACTGGCACCGACCGGACGCCGACGCAAAGGCAATCCGCGAGGGTTGGTACTACACCGGTGACCTCGCCACCGAGGACGACGAGGGCGACCTGTGGATCGCGGGCCGGGTCGACGACATGATCAACTCCGGTGGGGAGAACATCTACCCGGACGAGATCGAGGCCGCGCTGGCCCGGTGTCCCGCGGTCGGGGACGTCTGCGTGGTGGGGCTCCCGCACGAGCGGTGGGGCAGCGCGGTCACCGCGTTCGTCGTCCCGGCCGACGGCGTCGATCCGGCCGCAGCGCTTTCCGAGGTGGCCGGATTCGTGCGGGAGCGCGGCGGCCTGCCGGCGCTGAAGCGACCCAAGCGCATCGTCATCGTCGCCGCCGTCCCGCGCTCCGCGGTTGGCAAGACGCTACGGCGAAAGCTGACCGCCGGTGACTACGACGCCGTCGCCGAGGTCGACCTCGAGGTCGGCCGTGGCTGA
- a CDS encoding PadR family transcriptional regulator, translating to MSTERLSPISYVVLGMIGLRGPSTSYDLKRAVNRSVGYFWAFPHAALYSEPRRLAELGLLACAEEHDGRRRQVFSLTDAGAARLRTWLAAPTNEHFQMRDIAELKLFFNELGEPGNVARLAREQIAQHTERIRVYEGMRDRFGAVDAVAPRMVTLRLGLEMEHAALRFWQSLYADPGAP from the coding sequence GTGTCGACGGAGCGCCTGTCCCCCATCTCCTACGTGGTGCTCGGGATGATCGGCTTGCGTGGGCCGTCCACGTCCTACGACCTCAAGCGAGCCGTGAACCGGTCCGTCGGCTACTTCTGGGCCTTCCCGCACGCGGCGCTCTACTCCGAGCCGAGGAGGCTCGCCGAGCTCGGCCTCCTCGCGTGCGCCGAGGAGCACGACGGCCGTCGGCGTCAGGTCTTCTCGCTGACCGACGCCGGAGCGGCGCGGCTGCGGACCTGGCTGGCGGCGCCGACGAACGAGCACTTCCAGATGCGTGACATCGCGGAGCTGAAGCTGTTCTTCAACGAGCTCGGCGAACCGGGCAACGTCGCGCGCCTGGCGCGCGAGCAGATCGCGCAGCACACCGAACGCATCCGCGTGTACGAGGGCATGCGGGACCGGTTCGGCGCCGTCGACGCGGTTGCCCCCCGGATGGTCACCCTCCGACTGGGCCTGGAGATGGAGCACGCGGCGTTGCGGTTCTGGCAGTCGCTGTACGCCGACCCCGGAGCACCCTGA
- a CDS encoding alpha/beta hydrolase produces the protein MSFLESVGDRPMPGVDRHVVVLVHGLAGDSATWLPVLEELDRRRHGYRFIAPDLVTPDHSDHSLGGYANGIRDLLARLGHHRATVVGHSLGGGIALQFAYQYSHICARLGLISSGGLGPELHPLLRAATVPGAEWVLPWLAHPRVISVAGKLHSAALRLSFPAARPSLQQSAAAFASLSDAARRRAFVLAARNVIDRSGQRASGLDKLYLLGDIPTLIVWGSLDPLIPVSHGHAAAEVLPGARFELFEGAGHFPHSDQPARFTDLLLDFLDTTEPAESDPDTFATRLASGAD, from the coding sequence GTGAGCTTCCTGGAATCGGTCGGCGACCGGCCGATGCCGGGTGTCGACCGGCACGTGGTGGTGCTGGTGCACGGTCTGGCGGGGGATTCGGCCACCTGGCTGCCGGTCCTGGAGGAACTGGACCGCCGCCGCCACGGGTATCGCTTCATCGCCCCGGACCTGGTGACCCCGGATCATTCCGATCACTCCCTGGGCGGCTACGCGAACGGAATCCGGGACCTGCTGGCGCGCCTGGGCCACCACCGGGCCACCGTCGTCGGGCATTCCCTCGGCGGCGGCATCGCGTTGCAGTTCGCCTACCAGTACTCGCACATCTGCGCCCGACTCGGCCTGATCAGCAGCGGCGGACTGGGACCGGAGTTGCACCCGCTGCTGCGCGCCGCGACCGTGCCCGGGGCGGAATGGGTCCTGCCGTGGCTGGCCCATCCCCGGGTGATCAGCGTTGCGGGCAAGCTCCACTCAGCTGCCCTGCGGCTGTCCTTCCCCGCCGCCAGGCCGTCCCTGCAACAGTCCGCCGCGGCCTTCGCCTCGCTGTCCGACGCGGCCCGACGGCGGGCCTTCGTGCTGGCCGCCCGCAACGTCATCGACAGATCCGGCCAGCGGGCCAGCGGCCTGGACAAGCTCTACCTGCTCGGAGACATCCCGACTCTGATCGTCTGGGGATCACTCGACCCACTGATCCCGGTCTCACACGGCCACGCCGCCGCCGAAGTCCTGCCCGGCGCCCGCTTCGAACTGTTCGAGGGTGCCGGGCACTTCCCCCACAGTGATCAGCCCGCCCGGTTCACCGACCTGCTGCTCGACTTCCTCGACACCACCGAACCCGCGGAATCGGACCCGGACACATTCGCGACCCGACTGGCCTCCGGCGCCGACTGA
- a CDS encoding DUF1345 domain-containing protein has translation MRGEVALSSTARVKLLVSCVAGAAATVCAAAWGAGRGAPLLGWDVLATVYMVLVWTALWPLDGAATAAHAQRENPGRDLADLVLLGAAVASLVAVGAVLFGAGSAPGDAKYVRAGLALASVFISWALVHTVFTLKYAQIFHSGPGGGIDFNQPGDPSYSDFAYLAFTIGMTFQVSDTDIGRSDIRRTALRHALLSYPLGAVVIAASINLVSGLAK, from the coding sequence ATGCGTGGCGAAGTGGCGCTGTCCTCCACGGCGCGGGTCAAGTTGCTGGTGTCCTGTGTCGCGGGAGCCGCGGCGACGGTGTGCGCTGCGGCGTGGGGAGCCGGGCGCGGGGCTCCACTGCTCGGTTGGGACGTGCTGGCCACTGTGTACATGGTGTTGGTGTGGACGGCATTGTGGCCGCTGGACGGGGCGGCGACCGCAGCGCATGCGCAGCGGGAGAACCCGGGTCGCGATCTTGCCGACCTGGTCCTGCTGGGTGCCGCGGTGGCGAGCCTTGTCGCGGTGGGGGCGGTCCTGTTCGGAGCAGGCAGTGCACCGGGTGACGCGAAGTATGTCCGTGCCGGGCTCGCGTTGGCGTCGGTGTTCATCTCCTGGGCCCTGGTGCACACCGTGTTCACGTTGAAGTACGCGCAGATCTTCCATTCCGGGCCCGGTGGCGGGATCGATTTCAACCAGCCCGGCGACCCCTCCTACAGCGACTTCGCGTACCTGGCGTTCACGATCGGGATGACCTTCCAGGTCTCGGACACCGACATCGGCCGCAGCGACATCAGACGCACCGCGCTTCGTCACGCGCTGCTGTCCTATCCGCTGGGCGCGGTGGTCATCGCGGCCTCCATCAACCTCGTATCCGGTCTGGCCAAATGA
- a CDS encoding type II toxin-antitoxin system VapC family toxin — protein sequence MSGERATYLDSSAILKLVVAEPESAALRNFLRRRRPWVSSALARTEVLRALLPLGETGARKGLSVLGRVDLIRISTPLLQDAAALQPPELRSLDAIHLATALRLGEDLARFVAYDARLAGAARAAGLIVDSPS from the coding sequence ATGAGCGGTGAACGGGCGACCTACCTGGATTCCTCGGCGATCCTGAAGTTGGTGGTCGCCGAGCCGGAGTCGGCGGCGCTGCGGAACTTCCTTCGGCGGAGGCGTCCGTGGGTCTCCAGTGCGCTGGCGCGCACCGAAGTACTGCGCGCACTACTGCCACTCGGTGAGACCGGGGCGCGCAAGGGGCTGTCCGTGCTGGGCCGGGTCGACCTGATCCGCATCAGTACGCCACTGCTGCAGGATGCCGCAGCGTTGCAGCCGCCCGAACTGCGCTCCCTGGACGCGATCCACCTCGCGACGGCGTTGCGGCTGGGGGAGGACCTGGCCCGCTTCGTCGCCTACGACGCCCGACTGGCCGGTGCCGCCAGGGCCGCGGGTCTCATCGTCGACTCACCATCTTGA